The Acetivibrio saccincola genome window below encodes:
- a CDS encoding arginine repressor, whose protein sequence is MKYNRQAKILEIIENEVIETQDELADRLKEAGMDVTQATISRDIKELRLIKVLTPDGRYRYATISKEGNIHSDRLITIFSKSYVSSDYANNIVVVKTLPGMAQACAAAIDSLGWTEIVGTIAGDDTIMIVCRAEKIAEELVDRFTRLAKTNLDDV, encoded by the coding sequence ATGAAGTATAACAGGCAGGCAAAAATTCTTGAAATTATAGAAAATGAAGTTATAGAAACCCAGGATGAATTAGCCGACAGGTTGAAAGAAGCCGGGATGGACGTTACACAGGCTACTATATCCAGGGACATAAAAGAACTCAGACTAATTAAAGTTTTGACACCTGATGGCAGGTACAGATATGCAACTATTTCAAAAGAAGGTAATATACATTCAGACAGGCTGATAACTATATTTTCCAAATCATATGTTTCCAGCGATTATGCCAATAATATTGTGGTTGTAAAAACTCTTCCGGGAATGGCTCAGGCTTGTGCAGCAGCCATTGATTCACTAGGGTGGACGGAAATAGTGGGGACTATAGCAGGTGATGATACTATAATGATTGTATGCCGGGCTGAAAAAATAGCAGAAGAACTGGTGGACAGGTTTACAAGGCTTGCTAAAACAAATTTAGATGATGTATAA
- the recN gene encoding DNA repair protein RecN has product MLRQLEIKNIAIIDKLSIELGHGLNVLTGETGAGKSIIIDSINAITGQRLSKDLIRTGEDKALVEAIFEVEKSHLSDLYECYGIEPEEDGVLVISREFTRSGKNTCRINGKISTVSMLKKFGERLIDVHGQHDNQSLLRSESHIDLLDSFAGEKMHKLKKEYSVHLDSYKKIKKRISDLEGNSGERERKIDLLKYQIDEIQSAGLKADEEQQLEKEKEILLNSEKIIKVFSNAYEVLGLGSKTGEAVLDRINEVVFELNNIKEFDKAFAEIARRLESIVYELEDIVSEVRAKRDDIEFDANALEQIEERLGVIYKLKKKYGNSIEEILNFMEDAQKQLDEITNNEEILEKLNGDLERENEILYNLAKEMNGERKKAAKLIEDKICHELDVLEMKNAKFRVKIEFDERENKDEISYKENGLDKVEFLISTNPGEPLKPLSKIASGGEMSRIMLAIKTILANVDEIPTLIFDEIDIGISGKAAQRVGERLSYISKNHQVISVTHLAQIACMADYNYYIEKVTEKEKTKTKVTRLEGDEIKKEIARIIGGENISEITIKHAEEMLEASRKYKGQL; this is encoded by the coding sequence ATGCTTCGGCAATTGGAAATTAAAAACATTGCAATAATAGATAAATTAAGCATTGAATTAGGCCATGGACTTAATGTATTAACGGGTGAAACCGGGGCGGGTAAATCCATTATCATTGATTCAATTAATGCAATTACCGGGCAAAGGCTTTCAAAGGATTTAATAAGAACGGGAGAAGATAAGGCGTTGGTTGAAGCAATTTTTGAAGTGGAAAAAAGCCACTTGTCTGATTTGTATGAATGTTATGGAATTGAGCCGGAAGAAGACGGTGTTTTGGTAATATCCAGGGAGTTTACCAGGTCGGGAAAGAACACCTGTAGAATTAACGGGAAGATATCAACGGTTTCAATGCTTAAAAAATTTGGAGAAAGATTAATTGATGTTCACGGACAGCACGATAATCAATCCCTTTTGCGAAGTGAAAGTCATATTGACTTATTGGATTCTTTTGCTGGTGAGAAAATGCATAAACTAAAAAAAGAATATTCAGTTCACTTGGACAGCTATAAAAAGATAAAGAAGAGAATTTCAGATTTAGAGGGAAATAGCGGCGAAAGAGAGAGAAAAATAGACCTTTTAAAATACCAGATTGATGAAATACAAAGCGCAGGGCTGAAAGCGGATGAAGAGCAGCAGCTGGAAAAGGAAAAGGAAATACTTTTAAATTCAGAAAAAATAATTAAAGTTTTCTCAAATGCATATGAAGTTTTAGGTTTAGGAAGTAAAACCGGGGAGGCAGTTTTAGACAGAATAAATGAGGTTGTTTTTGAGTTAAACAATATTAAAGAATTTGATAAAGCATTTGCTGAAATAGCAAGGAGGCTTGAATCTATAGTTTATGAGCTTGAAGATATTGTTTCTGAAGTAAGGGCAAAAAGAGACGATATTGAATTTGATGCAAATGCACTAGAACAAATAGAAGAGCGGTTAGGTGTTATATACAAACTTAAAAAGAAATATGGAAATTCCATAGAGGAAATATTAAACTTTATGGAAGATGCTCAAAAACAATTGGATGAAATTACTAACAATGAGGAAATATTGGAAAAGCTTAATGGGGATTTAGAAAGGGAAAATGAGATTTTATATAATTTAGCTAAGGAAATGAACGGTGAAAGAAAAAAAGCTGCAAAGCTTATTGAGGATAAAATATGCCATGAATTAGATGTTCTTGAAATGAAAAATGCAAAATTCCGGGTTAAAATTGAGTTTGATGAAAGAGAAAATAAAGATGAAATAAGCTACAAGGAAAACGGACTTGATAAGGTGGAATTTTTGATTTCCACAAATCCGGGGGAACCGTTAAAACCTCTTTCTAAAATAGCTTCAGGCGGGGAAATGTCAAGAATAATGCTTGCCATAAAAACAATACTTGCAAATGTGGATGAAATTCCAACTTTGATATTTGATGAAATTGACATTGGTATAAGCGGAAAAGCAGCTCAAAGAGTGGGGGAGAGGCTTTCTTATATATCAAAAAACCATCAGGTGATTTCTGTAACGCACCTCGCCCAAATAGCCTGTATGGCGGATTATAATTATTATATTGAAAAAGTTACTGAAAAGGAGAAGACTAAAACAAAGGTAACAAGGCTAGAGGGTGATGAGATTAAAAAAGAGATAGCAAGAATTATAGGCGGAGAAAACATTTCGGAGATAACAATAAAGCATGCGGAAGAAATGCTGGAAGCTTCAAGGAAGTATAAAGGACAGTTGTGA
- a CDS encoding NAD(+)/NADH kinase: MMNIGVLVNVEKDEGLKYTKILLDSINKNGAKYIVCEKTAKRLGFKGNSYSEVELVEMSDIIVCLGGDGSFLKAARMILEKDVPIVGINLGNLGFLADVDKNEIDIAVKKLVNNDYSIEKRMLLETEIIRNNNVIAKDTALNDVVVSRGALSRILHLRTYVDDNFMDMFPGDGLIISTPTGSTAYTLSAGGPIVQPDAGLIIITPICPHLLYSRSYIATKDKVVKIIVDEDCDHNAMVTVDGQVGYEIRGGDLIITKESTKSIKMIKINKRHFLEVLRRKIYDRGEKMRRNEV; encoded by the coding sequence ATTATGAATATTGGTGTTCTTGTAAACGTTGAAAAAGACGAAGGCTTGAAATATACTAAAATCCTTTTAGACAGTATAAATAAAAACGGAGCAAAATACATTGTTTGTGAGAAAACTGCAAAAAGATTAGGATTTAAAGGAAACTCTTACAGTGAAGTAGAGTTGGTTGAAATGTCAGACATTATTGTCTGCTTAGGAGGAGATGGTTCATTTTTAAAAGCTGCCAGGATGATATTAGAAAAGGATGTACCTATTGTTGGAATTAATCTTGGCAATTTGGGTTTTTTAGCCGATGTAGATAAAAATGAAATTGATATAGCAGTAAAAAAATTAGTTAATAATGATTACAGCATTGAAAAAAGAATGCTTTTAGAAACTGAAATAATAAGGAATAATAACGTCATTGCAAAAGATACTGCCTTAAATGACGTGGTGGTGTCAAGGGGTGCCTTGTCCAGGATTTTGCACCTTAGGACATACGTGGACGATAATTTTATGGATATGTTTCCGGGGGACGGTTTGATAATATCTACCCCTACAGGTTCAACTGCATATACTCTTTCGGCAGGGGGACCAATTGTTCAACCTGATGCCGGGCTTATTATAATTACGCCAATTTGCCCCCATCTTCTTTATTCAAGGTCATATATAGCAACTAAAGATAAAGTAGTTAAAATTATAGTGGATGAAGATTGTGACCATAATGCAATGGTTACCGTTGACGGGCAGGTTGGTTATGAGATAAGAGGCGGGGATTTAATAATAACAAAAGAGTCAACAAAAAGTATTAAAATGATAAAGATAAACAAAAGGCATTTTTTAGAAGTTTTAAGAAGAAAAATTTATGACAGAGGAGAGAAGATGAGGCGTAATGAAGTATAA